One window of Caloenas nicobarica isolate bCalNic1 chromosome 7, bCalNic1.hap1, whole genome shotgun sequence genomic DNA carries:
- the GOT1 gene encoding aspartate aminotransferase, cytoplasmic, with the protein MAASIFAAVPRAPPVAVFKLTADFREDGDARKVNLGVGAYRTDEGQPWVLPVVKKVEQMITNDNSLNHEYLPILGLPEFRANASRIALGDDSPAIKENRIGSVQALGGTGALRIGAEFLRRWYNGNNNTATPVYVSSPTWENHNSVFMDAGFKDIRTYHYWDAAKRGLDLQGLLNDMEKAPEFSIFILHACAHNPTGTDPTPDQWKQIAAVMKRRFLFPFFDSAYQGFASGSLDKDAWAVRYFVSEGFEFFCAQSFSKNFGLYNERVGNLTVVGKDADNVQRVLSQMEKIVRTTWSNPPSQGARIVATTLSSPQLFAEWKDNVKTMADRVLLMRSNLRSRLESLGTPGTWNHITEQIGMFSFTGLNPKQVEYMIKEKHIYLMASGRINMCGLTTKNLDYVAQSIHEAVTKIQ; encoded by the exons ATGGCCGCCTCCATCTTCGCCGCCGTCCCCCGCGCCCCGCCTGTCGCCGTCTTCAAGCTCACGGCGGATTTCCGGGAGGACGGGGATGCGCGGAAGGTCAACCTGGGCGTGGGCG CCTACCGCACGGACGAGGGGCAGCCATGGGTCCTGCCGGTGGTGAAGAAGGTGGAGCAGATGATCACCAACGACAACAGCCTGAACCACGAGTACCTGCCCATCCTGGGCCTGCCCGAGTTCCGGGCCAATGCCTCCCGGATCGCCCTGGGTGATGACAGCCCCGCCATCAAAGAGAACCGG ATAGGAAGTGTTCAGGCCTTGGGTGGGACAGGCGCTCTGCGTATCGGTGCAGAGTTCCTGAGGCGGTGGTACAATGGAAACAACAACACGGCGACCCCCGTCTACGTCTCCAGTCCGACCTGGG aGAACCACAACTCTGTGTTTATGGATGCTGGCTTTAAAGATATTAGAACCTACCACTACTGGGATGCTGCCAAGAGGGGTCTGGATCTTCAGGGGCTGCTGAATGACATGGAG AAAGCCCCAGAGTTCTCCATTTTCATTCTCCATGCCTGTGCGCACAACCCAACTGGCACAGACCCCACTCCAGACCAGTGGAAGCAGATTGCTGCTGTTATGAAG CGCCGGTTCCTGTTTCCGTTCTTCGACTCAGCGTACCAAGGCTTTGCCTCTGGCAGCCTGGATAAGGATGCCTGGGCTGTGCGATACTTTGTCTCCGAGGGCTTTGAGTTCTTCTGTGCACAGTCATTTTCCAAGAACTTTGGGCTCTACA ATGAACGTGTGGGGAACCTGACTGTGGTGGGGAAGGATGCAGACAATGTGCAGCGTGTGCTTTCCCAGATGGAGAAGATTGTGCGCACCACTTGGTCCAACCCCCCCTCCCAGGGAGCACGCATTGTGGCAACTACACTTTCTTCACCGCAGCTCTTTGCCGAGTG gaaGGACAACGTGAAGACGATGGCAGATCGGGTCTTGCTGATGCGGTCAAATCTCCGGTCTCGCCTGGAGTCCCTTGGGACCCCGGGCACCTGGAACCACATCACAGAGCAGATCGGCATGTTTAGCTTCACAGGGTTGAACC CGAAGCAGGTGGAGTACATGATCAAGGAAAAACACATCTACCTGATGGCTAGTGGGCGCATCAACATGTGTGGTCTGACTACCAAAAATCTGGACTACGTGGCCCAGTCCATCCATGAAGCCGTCACAAAAATCCAGTGA